A part of Maridesulfovibrio hydrothermalis AM13 = DSM 14728 genomic DNA contains:
- a CDS encoding cyclic nucleotide-binding protein, which yields MRFSFSVKLLFLLIVLTALPHAAAASLTSISIGDFKDQSGKPAPEFKSFLSAALTEAGFTVSNSTKPSLRYTLSGLVKKNRKETSFSAMLSDNYNLEPEVFIEGRQTGGKNSQPAARQLAKSVTRLLSNQTITSIEVTGDLRLTPNAIMALAQILPGETASPEKVIAARIILENCGLFSQSQLYLTPGPNGRKLKISVKEKEMIIAGNMPGPGKAVLDNILGPPTNDLPEFPVTPPASGQNHFNANSTGYLAYQAGMVLEKFTRAENRPTPDGIEKLVSIAAAIRNKIYSYDKSCLNMCVILMKMCSVLDSKTVKCITEELQSNMEINSTDPSVMEATLSRIEFISQAYTAAREAQLLLASRLYTNKIHSPIIPWVLFSLGEQSLKAEDMTKAAPLLAGAISISSLPVAPEMLITTAKAQYSNLAPAKGDAATQLLRPLLAETHLRSELRKEIHELSSWASLCETVNSITNSDSFELQLKKGNALILLDRPDLAEPLFHELHSTHPDDARPFSGFARLAFQRTGNLLSSRPYIERAVHLSHKDRFFYEMALAYKLERITGEALPTINIDGRNSEEAAATRFLLPRAAEYAAGYKNFNKGQAALLTGGIEVLDHWLAYPSMRDDQALEYMFQKTTLYRDQMPDHPGIISANCYFSIFSSNRAAAKRQISLPLSGKIGLAPRFLQLNLLLREMALAPSADIAQSLEYAASSTFSDTRSRSEAVALQADALAVLGLYHNSTQELERAKSLYDLAIDLSENKEKARLLNNQACVYLTLGKKSEADDLYDESLDSAAVFKEAVELGAIMSSLTGEEQKQALSSLAETTESEQIKAVACKLGAIETIQTPDATDQPPATNNTVAKQNESPATGMREILLREESDLKAKYDNYEGLQLIFAYESNLWLLPSTARAN from the coding sequence ATGCGTTTTTCATTTTCAGTAAAACTGCTTTTCCTGCTTATAGTCTTAACAGCACTCCCCCATGCTGCGGCAGCTTCTTTGACCTCAATCAGCATCGGGGACTTTAAAGACCAGTCCGGTAAACCTGCACCGGAATTTAAATCTTTTCTGTCTGCCGCCCTCACAGAGGCAGGATTCACCGTCTCAAACAGCACAAAGCCATCATTACGCTATACCCTTTCCGGGCTGGTTAAAAAAAACAGAAAAGAAACATCCTTCTCCGCCATGCTGAGCGATAATTATAACCTTGAACCGGAGGTTTTCATTGAAGGCAGACAGACCGGCGGAAAAAATTCACAGCCAGCAGCCAGACAACTTGCCAAATCTGTAACCCGACTTCTATCCAATCAGACTATTACATCCATTGAGGTCACCGGAGACTTACGGCTGACCCCCAATGCAATCATGGCTCTTGCCCAGATACTTCCCGGTGAAACAGCCAGTCCGGAAAAAGTCATTGCCGCGCGGATCATTCTTGAAAATTGCGGGCTGTTTTCACAGTCGCAGCTTTATCTCACCCCCGGACCAAACGGACGTAAACTCAAAATTTCCGTGAAAGAAAAAGAAATGATCATTGCCGGAAATATGCCCGGCCCCGGAAAGGCCGTTCTGGACAATATCCTCGGGCCGCCAACAAATGACCTGCCTGAATTTCCGGTAACTCCTCCTGCATCCGGACAGAACCACTTTAACGCCAACAGCACCGGATATCTGGCATATCAGGCCGGAATGGTACTGGAAAAATTTACTCGCGCGGAAAACCGCCCTACACCTGATGGAATAGAAAAGCTTGTCAGCATTGCCGCGGCAATCAGAAACAAAATTTATTCATACGATAAATCCTGCCTGAATATGTGCGTTATCCTGATGAAAATGTGTTCAGTGCTTGATTCAAAAACAGTAAAATGCATCACTGAAGAGTTGCAGAGCAATATGGAAATCAACTCCACCGACCCTTCAGTGATGGAAGCAACTCTCAGCCGTATTGAATTTATATCGCAGGCATACACCGCCGCCCGCGAAGCGCAATTACTGCTTGCCTCCCGCCTGTATACAAATAAAATACATTCCCCCATCATTCCCTGGGTTTTGTTTTCTCTGGGAGAACAATCACTCAAAGCTGAGGACATGACAAAAGCAGCTCCTCTGCTTGCCGGAGCCATATCAATCTCATCACTGCCTGTAGCCCCGGAAATGCTGATTACAACGGCAAAAGCACAGTACAGCAACCTTGCCCCTGCCAAAGGTGATGCAGCAACACAGCTGCTGCGACCGCTTCTTGCCGAAACACATCTGCGCTCCGAGCTGCGCAAAGAAATCCATGAACTATCCAGCTGGGCATCTCTTTGTGAAACAGTAAATTCAATAACCAACTCCGACAGCTTTGAGCTGCAACTAAAAAAAGGGAATGCACTGATCCTGCTGGACAGGCCGGATCTTGCTGAACCTCTATTTCATGAACTGCACAGCACACACCCCGATGATGCACGTCCTTTTTCCGGTTTTGCACGCCTTGCTTTCCAGAGAACAGGGAACCTGCTCTCCTCAAGGCCTTATATTGAGAGGGCCGTCCATCTTTCCCACAAGGATCGCTTTTTCTACGAAATGGCTCTGGCTTACAAACTTGAAAGGATCACCGGAGAAGCTCTGCCCACAATCAATATTGATGGACGCAATTCCGAAGAAGCTGCTGCCACGCGTTTTCTATTACCGCGCGCTGCAGAATATGCTGCGGGATATAAAAATTTTAATAAAGGGCAAGCCGCACTTTTGACTGGAGGGATTGAAGTTCTTGATCACTGGCTCGCCTACCCATCCATGCGCGATGATCAGGCTTTAGAGTACATGTTCCAAAAGACAACACTGTATAGGGATCAGATGCCTGATCACCCGGGAATCATTTCAGCCAACTGCTATTTTTCAATTTTCTCATCCAATCGAGCCGCAGCCAAAAGACAGATCAGCCTGCCGCTTTCCGGGAAAATAGGATTGGCCCCAAGATTCCTGCAACTGAACCTCCTCTTACGCGAAATGGCTCTGGCCCCGTCTGCTGATATTGCCCAAAGTCTGGAATATGCGGCAAGTTCAACATTTTCAGATACCCGCAGCAGAAGTGAAGCCGTAGCACTACAGGCTGACGCACTTGCGGTTCTGGGACTTTATCACAACTCAACCCAAGAACTGGAACGGGCCAAATCCCTTTATGACCTTGCTATAGATTTAAGTGAAAACAAGGAAAAGGCCCGCCTGCTTAATAATCAGGCCTGCGTATATCTGACACTGGGTAAAAAAAGTGAAGCGGACGACCTCTACGATGAATCATTAGACAGTGCCGCTGTTTTTAAGGAAGCCGTTGAACTGGGAGCAATTATGTCTTCCCTTACCGGTGAAGAACAAAAGCAGGCTTTGTCAAGCCTTGCCGAAACAACGGAGTCAGAACAGATAAAGGCTGTGGCCTGTAAGCTGGGCGCAATAGAAACAATTCAGACTCCAGACGCAACAGATCAGCCCCCCGCAACAAACAATACTGTTGCAAAACAAAACGAAAGCCCAGCTACCGGTATGCGGGAAATACTGCTCAGGGAAGAATCAGACCTAAAAGCGAAGTATGACAATTACG